A region of the Kwoniella shandongensis chromosome 11, complete sequence genome:
AGGATTATTGCCGACGGATCGATGCCACGCTTGACTTCTGTGCTTCAGCTTTTCTCGGGCTTATTATATCGCCGTTCACTGTTCACTGGCACCTGCTACGATTTCCTGCATGCGAGGTGTCTGTGGTGGGTGAGTGTCTGGTCTGTGGTACACtcacacactcactcactcactcaccgctcGTCGTTACCGTAGCCAGTTCGACACACATTTGCACAGAAATCGTACATTGACCTACAGTCTTCTTACTCCCTTCCTTAACCATCAAGTAATACGTGAGTTCACCTATACCCTTTTCATCTTGCTTTGTACACAGCGTGCTGACTATTCACGTATAGATCTTTCAAAATGGTACGTTTTCGATCTTTGTCGCTGGTGATGGTTGGAATAGGATGGACATGTCGGTGTTGTGAAGAAGAATTGGACATGGATTATatgggaaggggaggaagatcacAGGAATGGATAGGACGGTGTGGAGGAGTCGAAGAGGTTTCGACAAGGAGtgtggtggagaggatggacCGGAGGGAGGAATGGCGTCGATGGATGGATTGGCAATGGAGAATCACTAGGACATGGACTAACGTCAAATTTACTTCTGTAGGCCGACAAGACTGCCGCCGTCAACCCCATGAAGGACCTTCGAATTGAGAAGCTCGTCATCAGTGAGTGTCCCGACAGGATTCGTGTCGTTGTGAAAGGGTTTGCTGACAGTTCTATACCTTATTCTTTATCACTTGTTTtcgtccatcccttcctcattACAACTACTCGCCCTTTGACCCTATTCGCCGCCGTTGTACGATACTCCCCACCCGATAGACATCTCCGTTGGTGAATCAGGTGATAGACTCACCCGAGCTGCCAAGGTGCTCGAGCAACTTACCGGTCAATCCCCCGTCACCTCCAAGGCCCGATACACCATCCGATCATTCCAAATCCGAAGGAACGAAAAGATCGCCGTCCACGTCACCATCCGAGGACCCAAGGCTGAGGAAGTTTTGGAGCGAGCCTtgaaggtcaaggagtacgagttgaggaagaggaacttCTCCGAGACTGGAAACTTTGGTTTCGGTATCGAGGAGCACATCGATTTGGGTATCAAGTACGACCCCGGAATCGGTATCTTCGGTATGgacttcttcgtcgtcatgGGTCGACCCGGTATGCGAGTCGCTAGGAGGAAGCACGCCGTCGGCCGTGTCGGTCACTCCCACAAGGTCACTCCTGAGGCGTGAGTATTGTTTTTCCGTTTTGTTTCATTAGAGGGAGACGGCTGTATGGCAGTCATGGGGGATGTCGGTGTAGGCCGACGGGACTATGGGAGGAGTCGTCACGCATCATCCAGAAACAACCGCTAACCTATACCTCCCCCCACAGCACCATCTCTTGGTTCAAGCAGCGATTCGACGGTATCGTTTCTCGTTAGGGAGTCTAGGTAGTGGATGTATTGCATTTACGACTGTTGTTGCCGGAGCTGGACATGATGCAAGTGGTGTTCTCAGGTTCCTTACCGTGGAGGACGGATACGAGTGGGCTGCGGAGTGACCCCACCGTTGACAGTGTTACGAGGTGTGAGAGTTGCCATGgggcgatgaggaggtgtGGTGATACGCAGGCTGGGCTTATGTCAAGTGGTTTCAATGCAAGGGAGTTCTCCGCGCGGTCATTTCTGTCAGATTCATGACCGATCACCACAATACTCGACTCGACAGCCTACCAGTGACCGTTTGAGAGTTCCCTGGCTGTGGCTCAGTCGATCATGACGAGTGCGGATGATGTTACTGATACAGACCGTTACGCTCACTGGTTCCCGACCTTGCAGACCAGGCTGTCCGGTTGATTGATACAGTATCCCGTCCGATACAGACTGATCGGGTTGACAGACGTGAACGAGAACCGACCCAACAAATCCATATGAACCCAAAAATCGACCAGTAATTTAACTAATGTTGAAAGACTAACCACTGAACATACTTTCGAACCCAAGATCTACCGTCGTTCCCATCccattctcttcctcctgtaTCGTTCCAAACCCATCTATCAACGCCTCGTTCTCCTCGCCAtgaccatcaccatcatcctcccgTGTCCATCCCTGCCAATCTCTCAATTGTagatccacctcgtccataTTCATTGGCTGATCGAACAAAGTTGGAGATTGCGCTGCCTCCCTCTCACGATCAGGCGATGGTGCGCGCGACGTTGACGTCGAGTGGGAGATTAGTGTGCGTAAGGAAGGTCGATGGATCTTGAAGTTGTGTGATGGTGGACCGCCAATACTAGTACTAGTATTGGCAGTTGTGGTAGTCGTGGGATTGGTCTCGTATTTGGCATTGGTAGCACTGGCACTTTGTGAGATGGCCGGAGTCTGGGTTTGAGCGATCCCGTAAAACTGAACCAGTTGTTGTTCTGCATTCGTCACAACGGTATGCTCTTGCGCGTGCAAAATGGTCTGATGTCCCGCTACGTCTTCTTGCGAGGTATCCTGACCCTCTGACATTTCCAAACCCATTCCAGACCCCTTCCTTGTTTTCGGACTCGGTACTGGtactccatcttcaccctctttgcCCCGCTTGTGCTTGAAAATCTCCAACTCCAACCCAGAAGAATCTGGACCAAATTGTCTGATCGGACTAACTGCTCTACTAAACGGATCATCTTTATCACCGTTCAGCGATATTGGGAATGTAGTTGACGTTTTGGGATACAATGGTTTGGGTGCTGTGACGATTCTGTATTTCTGTTTCGTCGTGGCGGTGGTCCTCGATGCAGATCCGACCTTACCTCCGTCCCCCTTGTGTCTAGGTGCTCTTGCCACCGGATTTGCAGAATCAGAAGTAGTAATGCCCCCAGACATGGCAGATGAAGCCCCGCTAGGTTGGACTGCAGCGTTCGGATCGAGTCGTTGTCCATTTATCCACCTTGGACCCGTCAATGCTGCAGAAAGCGCTTGAGCCAGCGAACTAGCATTCGCATTCGCCTCTGCAAAGGCAGCAGCCATCGAGGGATTGATACCGGCGCCAATTCCCGTGCGCGGACCGGGAGGTAGGTATGTCGGTACTACATGTTGTGTAGTGGGAAGATGAGCGCCGCCGAGTTTAGGCTGGACATGAGTATAAGACGCAATTGCtcggagctggagctgcGTTAGTGGTACTGAGCGATAAGTGTCTGATAAGAGGTGAGTATGGATAGAACCGTGAATCATGCTATTGTTGGTCAGAGTGTTTGTATTACCACCATTGAGTGGAACGGAGGGGTTTGCACGGAATCCCGTATGGGCTTGATTCGCTGATTGAGACGTGTGTGATAGTCTCCCAGCAGCAGATTGCGATGAAGTAGCGTAGGATTTACCAAAGAATGGACCTATCGTATCGTATTTGGACGCACGACGTTTGTATGGTCCTCTACAATACCATGTCAGCGGATGTCCTCCTTTCACGACACAAATACACGTGCGtgcagatgatgatctcgGACGAAGTGTACAATTTCAAAAGTTTTATATTTCtgctgagaaggagatggaggtaCTCACCGCTTGACACCGGTTTTGCGAGGTTTGCGGGTAGAGTCAACACAGTCATCCAATCCGTGCTTCACACATCTCTCGCAAGGTCTGTGCGAAGGGCAGATAGATCGGACATCGTTCGTTAGCAGACTGATCTTCGATAGACCACAGATTAAAATTTGTTTGGATAAGAGTAGTTAATTCATTCCTCGACTCGATGCCACGAGAGAATGTCGGAACTCTTCGAATTCGAAAATGAAACCAACTCACCGTGTGTTCGAACATTTCTTACAAGCCCTCTGACAATTCGTACATGCATTCCTCACCTGGACTCGTTTCTTCCTACCACCCTCACCTGAACCGaactcttcctcaactccaaCCCCGACTATGACGCCGGTATCTTCGTTCGTCTGATCATGTGCCGAGTGAACATTTGCCATCCCGTTCGGATCAGGATTGACAACGATATTGTGGTAAGAACTTGTACTTGTGGtaggggtggtggtggtgatatCACTATCATAAATCGGCCCGAGGGCTAGTGCAGTCGTAGGCGTCGGCGTCGGTGAAAGGTGGGCTGGTTGTGGCGCCATTGTGAAGTTGGAAGTGGGTTGTATGGGCGCAGTCGCAGGTGGCGATAAGTCTGAGTGAGGGCTCTTGGAGGCTGAATGGGGTGGTACTGTTGATGCTGAACCCGGTACTGGAGAGCAAGGATTGATCTCGTTCCATGTCGGCGCACCGCCTGCTGTGGCAGGTAAACGAATATCGAGCGGCGACACCTATACCGCACGAGTCAGCAAATCATATCAACCCTGCCACTTCCCACGAGTGGGTTAGTATGAGGCGTCTATCGCAGCACTGACATGCTGAGGTATCTGTGGCTGTTCGGTGACGGTCTCCTGCGCTCTCTGCGATTGGCCCTTTTACGACGGAGTAAGAATGAGTACACCGGTTCTTCGACCACTAGTCACAGTATACGATGTCCGCCACAACCCAACTCACCGTGAACGCAACATCATCCCCGCCTCCTCCCAAATCCGCATCGAAACACACCTttctcatccccatcaccgGTGAAGTAggcatcgacatcgtccctCTCTGAACAACGCCGATCGGTAAGCCCCTCGAAGGCCGATCATGGTGCGAAGGATTAAGCCGTGATGGATGACGGGGCACGAAAGTCGTGTCGGAGTAAAAACGGTGCATCGTGCTTGGCGGGGTATCTAGAAGCGGAGTTGGATTGTGATTCGAAGGGTGTTTAGCACAAGGGGTTAGTGTTGGGGAGAGACGTGAGTGAGGATCAGTATTTGAAGGTGATCATCGACGAGCAGATCAGTGGCAAGGGAGCTTGGTACGTCAGCAGAGTGATCTGCGTGAGTGTGCGTATGAATCTTGTGTACAAAAGCGCAAAGGCAAGCTACTCTGTAGGATTTTATTACAGTATGGAAAAGAAATCGGAAGGACGTTGAtttgagggagagaagatcaatCTCATCAAACTCcgcagatgaagatgaggggaTACTACATGAGCCAGGCAGGTGGCCATTAGACCCCGACTACCATGACTGAACAGGTTTGCTTGGCGGAGTAGCAAACCTGCATTCGTCCTTTCGCGCCCTACCCCTGTGGCGTTGGTCGTGAAAGGAGGGCAATAGAGAGCTGTCTTCATAGGTTTGTATGTGTTTGCAATACCGACTTTGTAAGCACAATCGAAGATACGTGACGCAATAGTGCATTGTATGGGATGGGTATGAGAATGTGAATGGGAAGCTTGCAATAGGTAGACATATTATAATGCATCAAATTTCAAACGCGTTACAACTCCTCAATCCCTTCACGCCGAAGATCCCCTTTTGCGGTCTCTCATCATATTATACAAGGTAGTTATATATCTGAACGATCGCAATAGACGTCAGCTCTACCATTCCTTTCCATCGTATTGGCTAAGCTTTCCACAAAAAACATCGGGATAGGTAGGGTAGTAGGTAGGTTGTTTATCAGATAGTCCGGTGAGAGCAGTGGCCTCGGATCGTCCTTTGAAAAGCAACTTTCGTAAAAGATGCTGGACGCCAAGACCCTGGGTCAAGAGGTGCCAATGGGGCATAATTGCCGCTCTTCATTCGTAGGAAGGGGAGGGTGATTTGGAGAATGGGGGAGATTCTCGCGCAGAGGAtaaaggaggagatgaagggaaaggTGAGAATGGTGTGTATTGGGTaattgaggagaaggagcggtgagaagaggaatagtAGACTCACCATAGTCTATCGTGTTGGTtgaaagaagagaagagaaggagagatacGAGTTGAATGAATGAGAATTTGTATCCCAGTGACAACGACAATTCCTTCTCGCGACGGTTTcgacggaatcaaatctCGGTATGATATATGGTATCACGTGATCGGTTTATCGCCCAACGTAAGTTAGGCTGACATAACTTCTTAGATAATGACATCGATGCAATCCTTGCCTTGATTCGATTCAACACGATAGACTCTGTCCCATTATACTCACCTTACCTCTCTTGTTGTTTTCGCTCAACTAGGCGCAAGTCGGAGACCTGAAGGAAGGCCATCAGGATGATATTCCCTCGCTCTGGATCTCGACTATCGAGCATAGCACTCACGACgcctccacttcgtcatATCCTCATTCGAGCATTACATCCTTCGCCTCCCTCAGCTGCCGGAGGAGCTAGACCCAAGAACTTTGGTCTATCCCGATCGTCCGACCGTGATAGGACGAGCGGGTCTTTCTCGCGAAATGAGAGGAATGATGGTGATCGTCGAGCGGGATTTGGGAGGAGTGATAGACCGGAAGGAGGGgatagaagaaggagcgacTACAATCTCAACTCGGGCTCGGGAGAAGGTAGAAGGAGCTCGTTCGGATCGTCCCCTTCCGATCATGGAGCCAGACCCATATCTAGCTATGGTGGCGGAGAGAGAAGACCCGACTTCGGCTCGAGAAACGCTCCTCGATCAgactcttcctctcgattcGGAGGTCAATCTCGACCGCCTCGATATGGAGGAGGTGCCGGACTTGCCCACATCGATAAAGGTCGtcctgctccttcctcttccagaaGATTAGCAAACTTCgatccttccccttcatcgtcttACTCCAGACCTCCCCGTTCTCGGTACCCCAACTCTACCGAACGGGACGACACGAGTGGTGGCTCGcagcctcatcatcgtcctaCTGAACCTCGATATCCCAAATCACAACCCTTTGAACCCCCGACATATGCTACCACACCAACTCTAGCTGATCCAGCACAAGCTCGACCTCGAACTTTTGATACTTTCACTTCGCTCCAAGGTGGCCTGATCGAGTCTCTCAAAGCTCGTTTCggggaagatggagtgaCGACTCCTATTCAAACTCTTTCTTATGAGCGACTATCTTCATTACCATCTACATCTACGACAAGTGGAAGTGGCGGTACGAGAGTGTTACTCGGTGCTGAGACGGGAAGTGGAAAGACATTTGCCTATCTTGTGCCCTTGTTTCATCATCTCAAAGCTACCGACCATCATTCCGATCAAAGTGACACACTCGTCGACGCTCTTTATCCTCGTTCGATTATTTTATCACCGACACACGAACTTACTCGACAATCTACGAGATTCGCCAAATCCCTCACTCACAATACGAAGCTTAGCGTCGTAGGACTGAGCGATACTTCCGCAGGAGGAGTGGGCGATCGTAGAGGTCTTACGGATGTCTTGATGGGTACGGTGGGTAGTGTGAGAAGGATGTTGGGTATCAAGAGACCTggtcaggaagaggagatggaggataAGGAAGATGTAGGAGCAGGGTTGTGGAAgcctgaagagaagaaggggatagTGAGAAGAGATAAGGTCGAATGGATGGTCATCGATGAGGCAGATGTGTTGCTGGGTAAGTACCACGCCGTTCACGTCTCGCTCGTCATTCAAGCACAAGCTGATACATATCGCATCTAGGCGGTGACTTTTCCGAAGAAACACTTGCTGTCTTGACCAAATTATCGCCACGCAACCTTATTTTGTGTACCGCTACTCTCCCTCCATcgcttctcaatctcctcaaCTCTCATCCGTTTTTCACCTCCTCAACTTCGTCCGCGCCTTCTGAAAACCTCGA
Encoded here:
- a CDS encoding 60S ribosomal protein uL5 — encoded protein: MKDLRIEKLVINISVGESGDRLTRAAKVLEQLTGQSPVTSKARYTIRSFQIRRNEKIAVHVTIRGPKAEEVLERALKVKEYELRKRNFSETGNFGFGIEEHIDLGIKYDPGIGIFGMDFFVVMGRPGMRVARRKHAVGRVGHSHKVTPEATISWFKQRFDGIVSR